One Vanessa cardui chromosome 22, ilVanCard2.1, whole genome shotgun sequence DNA window includes the following coding sequences:
- the LOC124539210 gene encoding calponin homology domain-containing protein DDB_G0272472-like: MVSWTAVTLLAGDPPWEPQADVLAEVYRFRVEARNRAGVGGACRVAGVTFEDTERATRPKAAAPTWQSRIEKRISETRVRQHCETETVIDVNEMKKTIDIVDYDKVHMQKAIVNRAEEKRREKLKNILQKEEYELDHELYTKRAMQECKYCTERDSKIKKYEEEIEREKERNCLKALEREKIANGMRCTKSDEIKLREMQKMQMQEKANIEKNKAEVDELWHEVLMNDLRRKEEIERIKSEKRKREMFERRMAYDKQITSANRQRQEALQTEREVENRRLENLKKKMEQDYYDAIKRKKDQQMLNKKNFIEGYDLKQMEIRNKKRQEREMDVNTILIAMEELRKERQRELDQIQALKIEKQVFVENYNRERKMADQLERDAETITTQWKEQREKESDEINRQIEKNKWENKTAAQEYKRHIEERNRELEKKRQERRENMERVKRTAYNELRNNLNSANEEMRRQIEYRNALTNQIRDNGKILELELNGIERKQRPFTKKAIMFKEAMKNKIEHSSVR, translated from the exons catgtcgtgtagccGGTGTaacatttgaagacaccgaacgagctacacgaccaaaggctgCTGCACCgacctggcagagcaggattgagaagcGAATTAgtgagaccaga gtAAGGCAACATTGCGAGACTGAAACGGTTATTGACGTAAACGAAATGAAGAAAACTATCGATATTGTGGACTACGATAAAGTTCATATGCAAaa AGCTATAGTAAACAGGGCCGAAGAGAAG AGGAGAGAAAAATTAAAGAACATCCTACAAAAAGAAGAATACGAATTGGATCATGAACTATATACTAAACGGGCTATGCAAGAATGTAAATATTGTACTGAAAGAGACAGCAAGATAAAGAAATATGAAGAAGAAATAGAGAGGGAAAAAGAGAGAAATTGTCTAAAAGCTTTAGAAAgggaaaaaat AGCTAACGGCATGCGCTGTACAAAATCAGACGAGATCAAACTACGTGAAATGCAGAAGATGCAAATGCAAGAAAAGGCAAATATAGAAAAGAACAAAGCAGAAGTTGATGAATTATGGCATGAGGTTCTGATGAACGATCTTAGAAGAAAG GAAGAAATCGAGAGAATCAAATCGGAAAAACGTAAACGAGAAATGTTTGAACGTCGAATGGCATACGACAAACAAATAACCAGCGCTAATCGACAGAGACAAGAAGCGTTGCAGACTGAGAGAGAAGTAGAGAACAGAAGATTGGAAAACCTGAAGAAGAAAATGGAACAAGATTATTATGatg caatcaaaagaaaaaaggaTCAGCAGATGCTCAATAAAAAGAACTTCATAGAAGGATATGATTTAAAGCAAATggaaattagaaataaaaagagaCAAGAGAGGGAGATGGATGTTAACACGATTTTAATAGCAATGGAAGAATTGAGAAAAGAGAGACAGAGAGAGTTGGACCAAATT CAAGCTTTAAAAATAGAGAAGCAAGTATTTGTGGAAAATTACAACCGTGAAAGAAAGATGGCAGATCAATTAGAAAGGGATGCAGAAACAATAACAACACAGTGGAAAGAACAAAGGGAGAAAGAGTCAGACGAAATTAACAGACAAATTGAAAAGAATAAATGGGAGAATAAA actgCAGCTCAAGAATACAAAAGGCACATAGAAGAAAGGAATCgggaattagaaaaaaaaagacaagaGAGAAGAGAGAACATGGAACGAGTGAAAAGGACAGCGTACAATGAACTACGAAATAATTTGAACAGTGCCAATGAGGAAATGAGACGGCAAATCGAATATCGGAATGCTTTAACCAATCAAATACGAGATAACGGAAAAATATTG gaACTTGAATTGAACGGAATTGAAAGAAAACAGCGTCCGTTTACAAAAAAAGCGATTATGTTTAAGGAAGCAATGAAAAATAAGATCGAACACTCATCTGTAAG GTAA